A stretch of Usitatibacter palustris DNA encodes these proteins:
- the fdhF gene encoding formate dehydrogenase subunit alpha, translating to MKLNDLVGAATIDFTLNGETISAFEGETIIQSAKRHGVDIPHLCYKEGYRPDGNCRACVVEIKGERVLAPSCCRQPAKGMDVSSVSPRAEHSQKLVLELLQSDAPGVDLKPGANELAIWSDKLGVKGSRFEARHQPAPDASHPAMWVNLDACIQCTRCVRACREEQNNDVIGYAFRGAESKIVFDFDDPMGNSTCVACGECVQACPTGALAPAKNAYAIKADKTVDSVCPYCGVGCQLTYHVKDNEIVRVDGRDGPANHERLCVKGRYGFDYVKHPHRLTKPLIRKADAPKHAEFTVDPDKWSEIFREATWEEALDLAAKGLGKVRDTMGPNALAGFGSAKGSNEEAYLFQKLVRTGFGTNNVDHCTRLCHASSVAALLEGVGSGAVSNQVSDVEFAEVIFLIGSNPTANHPVAATWIKNAARNGAKLIVADPRRNDIARHAWRTLQFKADTDVALLNAMIYTILEENLCDQEFIRTRTSNFQALKENSKGFSPETMAPICGIPAETIREVARAYATSKGSMILWGMGISQHVHGTDNARCLIALTLMTGQIGKPGSGLHPLRGQNNVQGASDAGLIPMMFPDYQRVDNPEALSRFEKFWNRKLDPKPGLTVVEIMDAACDGRIKGMYVMGENPAMSDPNAHHAREGLAALDCLVVQDIFLTETAYLADIVLPASAWPEKTGSVTNTDRMVQMGRRALDMPGDARQDLWIIQQLANRLGCGWTYTGPESGVAQVYDEMRLAMNSIGGITWERLEEQSSVTYPCRTEHDPGQSVVFTEDFPTKDGRAKFVPADIIPANERPDGEYPFVLITGRQLEHWHTGSMTRRASVLDAIEPRAVASLHPLDLDALGARPGDTITVASRRGEIALAARADDGIPRQTVFIPFAYYEAAANRLTNPALDPFGKIAELKYCAVKVKKGGTLETLASYGGGQSFATTH from the coding sequence GTGAAACTGAACGACCTGGTCGGCGCGGCAACCATCGACTTCACGCTCAACGGCGAGACGATCTCCGCCTTCGAGGGCGAGACGATCATCCAGTCCGCCAAGCGCCACGGCGTCGACATCCCACACCTTTGCTACAAGGAAGGCTACCGGCCCGACGGCAATTGCCGCGCCTGCGTGGTCGAGATCAAGGGCGAGCGCGTGCTGGCTCCCTCGTGCTGCCGCCAGCCCGCGAAGGGCATGGACGTTTCCTCCGTTTCCCCGCGCGCAGAGCATTCGCAGAAGCTCGTGCTCGAGCTCCTGCAATCGGATGCCCCGGGCGTCGATCTCAAGCCCGGTGCGAACGAACTCGCGATCTGGTCGGACAAGCTTGGCGTGAAGGGCTCGCGCTTCGAAGCGCGCCACCAACCCGCGCCCGATGCCTCGCATCCGGCGATGTGGGTGAACCTCGATGCCTGCATCCAGTGCACGCGCTGCGTGCGCGCCTGCCGCGAGGAACAGAACAACGACGTGATCGGCTACGCCTTCCGCGGCGCCGAATCCAAGATCGTCTTCGACTTCGACGATCCGATGGGCAACTCCACGTGCGTCGCCTGCGGCGAATGCGTGCAGGCCTGCCCCACGGGCGCGCTCGCGCCGGCGAAGAACGCGTACGCCATCAAGGCCGACAAGACCGTGGATTCGGTCTGCCCGTATTGCGGCGTGGGCTGCCAGCTCACGTACCACGTGAAGGACAACGAGATCGTGCGCGTGGACGGCCGCGACGGTCCCGCGAACCACGAGCGCCTGTGCGTGAAGGGCCGCTACGGCTTCGACTACGTGAAGCACCCGCACCGCCTCACGAAGCCGCTCATCCGCAAGGCCGATGCGCCCAAGCACGCCGAGTTCACCGTCGATCCGGACAAGTGGAGCGAGATCTTCCGCGAAGCCACGTGGGAGGAAGCGCTCGACCTCGCCGCGAAGGGCCTGGGGAAAGTCCGCGACACGATGGGACCCAACGCGCTCGCCGGATTCGGCAGCGCGAAGGGCTCCAACGAAGAGGCGTACTTGTTCCAGAAGCTCGTGCGCACGGGCTTCGGCACGAACAACGTCGACCACTGCACGCGTCTTTGTCATGCCTCGTCCGTGGCCGCGCTCCTCGAAGGCGTGGGCTCGGGCGCCGTGTCGAACCAGGTCTCCGACGTCGAGTTCGCCGAGGTGATCTTCCTCATCGGCTCGAACCCCACCGCGAACCACCCGGTGGCCGCTACGTGGATCAAGAACGCCGCGCGCAACGGCGCGAAGCTCATCGTCGCCGATCCGCGCCGCAATGACATCGCGCGCCACGCCTGGCGCACGCTGCAGTTCAAGGCCGACACCGACGTCGCTCTTCTCAACGCGATGATCTACACGATCCTCGAGGAGAACCTCTGCGACCAGGAGTTCATCCGCACGCGCACCAGCAACTTCCAGGCGCTCAAGGAAAACTCGAAGGGTTTCAGCCCCGAGACGATGGCGCCGATCTGCGGCATTCCCGCGGAGACGATCCGCGAAGTCGCGCGCGCCTACGCAACCTCCAAGGGATCGATGATCCTCTGGGGCATGGGCATCTCGCAGCACGTGCACGGCACCGACAACGCGCGCTGCCTGATCGCGCTCACGCTGATGACCGGCCAGATCGGCAAGCCGGGTTCCGGCCTGCATCCGCTGCGCGGCCAGAACAACGTGCAGGGTGCCTCCGACGCGGGCCTGATCCCGATGATGTTCCCGGACTACCAGCGCGTGGACAATCCGGAAGCGCTCTCGCGCTTCGAGAAGTTCTGGAACCGCAAGCTCGATCCCAAGCCCGGCCTCACCGTCGTCGAGATCATGGACGCCGCGTGCGACGGGCGCATCAAGGGCATGTACGTGATGGGCGAGAACCCCGCGATGTCGGACCCGAACGCGCACCACGCGCGCGAAGGCCTGGCCGCGCTCGATTGCCTTGTCGTGCAGGACATCTTCCTCACGGAGACCGCGTACCTCGCCGACATCGTGCTGCCCGCTTCGGCGTGGCCCGAGAAGACGGGTTCGGTCACCAACACCGACCGCATGGTGCAGATGGGCCGCCGCGCGCTCGACATGCCCGGCGATGCGCGCCAGGACCTCTGGATCATCCAGCAGCTCGCGAACCGGTTGGGCTGCGGCTGGACGTACACCGGTCCCGAGAGTGGTGTTGCGCAGGTGTACGACGAGATGCGCCTCGCGATGAACTCCATCGGCGGCATCACGTGGGAACGCCTCGAGGAGCAATCGAGCGTCACCTATCCCTGCCGTACCGAGCACGATCCGGGGCAGTCGGTCGTGTTCACCGAAGACTTCCCGACCAAGGACGGGCGCGCGAAGTTCGTGCCGGCCGACATCATTCCGGCCAACGAGCGGCCCGACGGCGAGTATCCGTTCGTGCTGATCACCGGCCGCCAGCTCGAGCATTGGCACACGGGCTCGATGACGCGCCGTGCCTCGGTGCTCGATGCGATCGAGCCGCGCGCGGTGGCCTCGCTCCATCCGCTGGATCTCGATGCGCTCGGTGCGCGCCCCGGCGACACGATCACCGTGGCCTCGCGCCGCGGCGAGATCGCGCTCGCCGCCCGCGCCGACGACGGCATCCCGCGGCAGACCGTGTTCATCCCGTTCGCCTACTACGAGGCGGCGGCCAACCGCCTCACCAACCCTGCGCTCGATCCGTTCGGCAAGATCGCGGAGCTCAAGTACTGCGCGGTGAAGGTGAAGAAGGGCGGCACGCTCGAGACGCTCGCAAGCTACGGCGGAGGGCAGTCGTTCGCGACGACGCACTGA
- a CDS encoding NAD(P)H-dependent oxidoreductase subunit E has translation MNTVVIPVGKIRRARPTPKGRTVDPVAREEVLQVLADAPRDREYLIENLHRIQDKFGHLSAAHMAALAEAMKIAMAEVYEVATFYHHFDVVKEGEAAPAALTVRVCETLSCSMAGAGDLLERLPKILGKDVRVIAAPCIGRCEQAPAVCVGKNAFGNATAESIALAVKEKQSYAPQTRHIGYEAYREAGGYQLWLDCLSGKRELESVMKTMEDSGLRGLGGAGFPTGRKWRIVRDAPAPRLMAINIDEGEPGTFKDRYYLEHDPHRFLEGMLIAAWAVGIDAVYIYLRDEYHACRETLERELELLKANPPAKLPAIYLRRGAGAYICGEESAMIESIEGKRGMPRLRPPYVAQVGLFGRPTLEHNMETLHWVREILEKGAGWFASHGRNGRKGLRSFSVSGRVKKPGVHLAPAGITVKELIAEFCGGMLDGHEFYAYLPGGASGGILPESMGDIPLDFDTLQPHGCFIGSAAVVILSKKDKARDAAVNLMRFFEHESCGQCTPCRVGTSKAAHLMEAPKWDNALLEELSQVMVDASICGLGQAAPNPIRCVAKHFAHEV, from the coding sequence ATGAACACGGTTGTCATTCCGGTCGGCAAGATCCGCCGCGCCCGCCCCACCCCGAAGGGCCGCACGGTCGATCCTGTCGCGCGCGAAGAGGTGCTCCAGGTCCTCGCCGATGCGCCCCGCGATCGCGAATACCTCATCGAGAACCTGCATCGCATCCAGGACAAGTTCGGCCACCTGTCGGCTGCGCACATGGCCGCCCTCGCCGAGGCGATGAAGATCGCGATGGCCGAGGTCTATGAGGTCGCGACCTTCTATCACCACTTCGATGTGGTGAAGGAGGGCGAGGCCGCACCCGCTGCGCTCACGGTGCGCGTGTGCGAAACCCTTTCGTGTTCGATGGCCGGTGCCGGTGATCTCCTCGAACGCCTGCCGAAGATCCTCGGCAAGGATGTCCGCGTGATCGCAGCACCCTGCATCGGCCGCTGCGAGCAGGCGCCGGCGGTGTGCGTCGGCAAGAACGCGTTCGGCAACGCGACCGCGGAATCGATCGCGCTCGCGGTGAAGGAGAAGCAGAGCTACGCGCCGCAGACCCGCCACATCGGCTACGAGGCGTATCGCGAGGCCGGCGGATACCAGCTGTGGCTCGATTGCCTCTCGGGCAAGCGCGAGCTCGAGTCGGTGATGAAGACGATGGAGGATTCCGGCCTGCGCGGCCTGGGCGGCGCGGGCTTTCCCACGGGCCGCAAGTGGCGCATCGTGCGCGACGCGCCGGCTCCGCGCCTGATGGCGATCAACATCGACGAGGGCGAGCCCGGCACGTTCAAGGATCGCTACTACCTCGAGCACGACCCGCATCGCTTCCTCGAAGGCATGCTCATCGCCGCCTGGGCCGTGGGCATCGACGCGGTCTACATCTACCTGCGCGACGAATACCACGCCTGTCGCGAGACGCTCGAGCGCGAGCTCGAACTGCTGAAGGCCAACCCGCCCGCCAAACTCCCCGCGATTTATCTGCGCCGCGGCGCCGGCGCCTACATCTGCGGTGAAGAGTCCGCGATGATCGAATCGATCGAAGGCAAGCGCGGCATGCCGCGGCTTCGCCCGCCGTACGTCGCGCAGGTTGGCCTCTTCGGCCGGCCGACGCTCGAACACAACATGGAGACGCTGCACTGGGTGCGCGAGATCCTCGAGAAGGGCGCGGGCTGGTTCGCGTCCCACGGCCGCAATGGCCGCAAGGGCCTGCGCTCGTTCTCCGTCTCGGGCCGCGTGAAGAAGCCCGGCGTGCATCTCGCGCCCGCGGGCATCACGGTGAAGGAGCTCATCGCCGAGTTCTGCGGCGGTATGCTCGATGGCCATGAGTTCTACGCGTACCTGCCGGGCGGCGCCTCGGGCGGAATCCTCCCCGAATCGATGGGCGACATCCCGCTCGATTTCGATACGCTCCAGCCCCACGGTTGCTTCATCGGCTCTGCCGCCGTCGTGATCCTCTCGAAGAAGGACAAGGCGCGAGATGCCGCGGTGAACCTGATGCGCTTCTTCGAGCACGAGTCCTGCGGCCAGTGCACGCCCTGCCGTGTGGGCACGTCGAAGGCAGCGCACCTCATGGAAGCGCCCAAGTGGGACAACGCGTTGCTCGAGGAGCTGTCACAGGTGATGGTGGATGCTTCCATCTGCGGTTTGGGACAGGCTGCACCCAACCCCATTCGTTGCGTCGCGAAACACTTTGCTCACGAAGTTTGA
- a CDS encoding putative nucleotidyltransferase substrate binding domain-containing protein, which translates to MSLLDGTIATLKRHAPFDRMQQDDLAFLASHLAVTYYPAGTRILDPTSGNPSHMHIIKQGAVTIGRHDERRSDVVLHAGECFPMGALLARRPVSASYEASHDTFCFLLGEADFRALMERSAVFNKFCTRRIALFLEQALSALKSDATLSTDPRQPLDRRLAQVVSGKPVTCPRGTTLRAALARMHDDGIGSILVTNDDGSLAGIFTLKDLLARVALADNDLEQPIDTVMTPDPISLPGDAFAYEAALEMSEHNIHHVVVKDGETIAGLVSERDLFALQRIGLRQVGAAISQATTIEALVPLSHEIRDTTQELIAQGVEFENLARIVASLHDRLTRRVIEISLAVDGVSPRTFCWLSLGSEGRRERTLASDQDNAIVFPDGTDPKAMRELLLPAADRINHGLDAVGFPLCTGFIMGSNPRWCLSESEWREEFSRWIAGGDPKAILQANIFFDFRPLHGEFTPARRLREWLVASVPGNSRFLRLMAENALANRPPLGLVRDFELSDDPRHPQTIDLKMRGAMIFTDAARIYALAQGVEATNTAERIREVTERGGLPKQDSEAWLRAVHVLQLFRLRHQHALIARGEPPDNHLRPDRLNEIDRRLLKECLRAARTLQQRIALDYDL; encoded by the coding sequence ATGAGCCTCCTCGACGGAACGATCGCCACCCTGAAGCGCCATGCGCCGTTCGACCGCATGCAGCAGGACGACCTCGCGTTCCTTGCGTCGCACCTCGCCGTGACGTACTACCCGGCCGGGACCCGAATCCTCGACCCGACTTCCGGCAATCCTTCGCATATGCACATCATCAAGCAGGGTGCCGTGACGATCGGCCGTCACGACGAACGGCGCTCCGACGTGGTGCTGCACGCCGGCGAGTGCTTCCCGATGGGTGCGCTCCTGGCGCGCCGGCCGGTGAGCGCGAGCTACGAGGCCTCGCACGATACGTTCTGCTTCCTGCTCGGCGAGGCCGATTTCCGCGCGCTCATGGAACGCAGCGCCGTGTTCAACAAGTTCTGCACGCGGCGGATCGCGCTCTTCCTCGAGCAGGCCCTCTCGGCGCTGAAAAGCGACGCCACGCTTTCCACCGACCCGCGCCAGCCGCTCGACCGGCGGCTAGCCCAGGTGGTCTCCGGAAAACCCGTCACGTGCCCCCGCGGCACGACGCTGCGCGCGGCGCTCGCGCGCATGCACGACGACGGCATCGGCTCCATCCTCGTGACCAACGACGACGGCTCGCTCGCGGGAATCTTCACCTTGAAGGACCTGCTCGCGCGGGTGGCGCTGGCCGACAACGACCTCGAGCAGCCGATCGACACGGTGATGACGCCCGATCCGATCTCGCTTCCCGGAGACGCGTTCGCCTACGAAGCCGCGCTCGAGATGTCCGAACACAACATCCATCACGTGGTGGTGAAGGACGGGGAGACGATCGCGGGCCTCGTCTCCGAGCGCGACCTCTTCGCGCTGCAGCGCATCGGCCTGCGCCAGGTTGGCGCGGCGATCTCGCAGGCGACGACGATCGAAGCGCTCGTGCCGCTCTCGCACGAGATTCGCGACACGACGCAGGAGCTGATCGCCCAGGGCGTGGAGTTCGAGAACCTCGCGCGGATCGTCGCGTCGCTCCACGATCGCCTCACGCGCCGCGTGATCGAGATCAGCCTTGCGGTCGATGGCGTTTCGCCGCGCACCTTCTGCTGGCTCTCGCTCGGCAGCGAGGGCCGCCGCGAGCGCACGCTCGCTTCCGACCAGGACAACGCGATCGTGTTTCCCGACGGGACCGATCCGAAGGCGATGCGCGAACTGTTGCTGCCGGCCGCCGACCGCATCAACCACGGGCTCGACGCCGTGGGCTTCCCGCTGTGCACGGGTTTCATCATGGGTTCGAACCCGCGCTGGTGCCTTTCCGAATCCGAGTGGCGCGAGGAGTTTTCCCGCTGGATCGCCGGTGGCGACCCGAAGGCGATCCTGCAAGCGAACATCTTCTTCGACTTCCGTCCGCTGCACGGAGAGTTCACGCCGGCTCGCAGGCTGCGCGAATGGCTCGTGGCCAGCGTGCCGGGCAACTCGCGCTTCCTGCGCCTCATGGCGGAGAACGCGCTGGCGAACCGCCCGCCGCTGGGCCTCGTTCGCGATTTCGAGCTCTCCGACGATCCGCGCCATCCGCAGACCATCGACCTGAAGATGCGCGGCGCGATGATCTTCACGGACGCCGCGCGCATCTATGCGCTTGCACAGGGTGTCGAGGCCACCAACACCGCCGAGCGAATCCGCGAGGTCACCGAGCGCGGCGGACTGCCGAAGCAGGACTCCGAAGCGTGGCTGCGCGCGGTGCACGTGCTGCAACTTTTCCGATTGCGCCACCAGCACGCGCTCATCGCGCGCGGCGAGCCACCCGACAATCACCTTCGTCCCGATCGCTTGAACGAGATCGACCGGCGCCTCCTCAAGGAATGCCTGCGCGCCGCGCGCACGCTGCAGCAACGCATCGCCCTCGACTACGACCTGTGA
- a CDS encoding 3'-5' exonuclease: MSTPRFWEAAWQRIGRWIPTLHAPGNAALADVRFVVVDTETSGFNTRSDRLLSIGACAVKGGRIDLAETFYRELRQEQPSDDANILVHGIGRAAQLSGEVRADALRAFLDFASGDPLVAFNAKFDQAFLARSMRQDLGERFAAEWFDLATLPRGLYPDAARSRRTLDDWLAHFGIDSLERHHALGDAFVTAELLLVVLAKARAEGFADLGGLRRAARLGVSTAPT, encoded by the coding sequence GTGAGCACGCCGCGATTCTGGGAGGCCGCCTGGCAACGCATCGGCCGCTGGATCCCGACCTTGCATGCGCCTGGCAACGCGGCCCTTGCCGACGTGCGCTTCGTCGTGGTCGATACCGAGACGAGCGGGTTCAACACGCGCAGCGACCGCCTGCTGTCGATCGGGGCCTGCGCGGTGAAGGGCGGGCGCATCGACCTCGCGGAGACGTTCTATCGCGAGCTCAGGCAGGAGCAGCCGAGCGACGACGCGAACATCCTCGTGCATGGCATCGGGCGCGCGGCCCAGCTCTCGGGTGAAGTGCGCGCCGACGCCCTGCGCGCGTTCCTCGATTTCGCGAGCGGCGATCCGCTCGTGGCCTTCAACGCGAAGTTCGACCAGGCGTTTCTCGCGCGTTCGATGCGCCAGGACCTCGGAGAACGCTTCGCCGCCGAGTGGTTCGACCTCGCCACGCTGCCGCGCGGGCTCTATCCCGATGCCGCCCGCTCGCGGCGCACGCTCGATGACTGGCTGGCCCACTTCGGGATCGACTCGCTCGAACGCCATCACGCGCTGGGCGACGCGTTCGTGACGGCGGAGCTGCTGCTGGTGGTGCTGGCGAAAGCGCGCGCCGAAGGGTTCGCCGATCTCGGCGGCCTGCGGCGCGCGGCGCGACTCGGAGTCTCTACAGCACCGACTTGA
- the sucD gene encoding succinate--CoA ligase subunit alpha — protein sequence MSILINKNTKVITQGITGKTGQFHTKMCREYANGKNCFVAGVTPGKGGQDFEGIPIYNSVKDAKSATGATVSVIYVPPPYAAAAIDEAVDADLDLVICITEGIPVRDMVKTRYKMQGKKTILLGPNCPGTITPDEIKIGIMPGHIHKKGRIGVVSRSGTLTYEAVGQLTALGLGQSSAVGIGGDPVNGLKHIDILKMFNDDPETDAVIMIGEIGGTDEEAAAHWIKANMKKPVVGFIAGVTAPPGKRMGHAGAIISGGKGTAQEKLAVMEACGMKVTRNPAEMGKLLKSVL from the coding sequence ATGTCGATCCTCATCAACAAGAACACCAAGGTCATCACGCAGGGCATCACCGGCAAGACCGGCCAGTTCCACACGAAGATGTGCCGCGAGTATGCCAACGGCAAGAACTGCTTCGTCGCGGGCGTCACGCCCGGCAAGGGCGGCCAGGACTTCGAAGGGATCCCGATCTACAACTCGGTGAAGGACGCGAAGTCCGCCACCGGTGCGACGGTCTCGGTGATCTACGTGCCGCCGCCGTATGCCGCCGCGGCGATCGACGAAGCCGTCGATGCGGATCTCGACCTCGTGATCTGCATCACCGAAGGCATCCCGGTGCGCGACATGGTGAAGACCCGCTACAAGATGCAGGGCAAGAAGACCATCCTGCTCGGGCCCAACTGCCCCGGCACGATCACGCCCGACGAAATCAAGATCGGCATCATGCCCGGCCACATCCACAAGAAGGGCCGCATCGGCGTGGTGTCGCGCTCGGGCACGCTCACCTACGAAGCGGTCGGCCAGCTCACGGCGCTGGGCCTCGGGCAGTCGTCCGCGGTCGGCATCGGCGGCGACCCGGTGAACGGACTCAAGCACATCGACATCCTGAAGATGTTCAACGACGATCCGGAGACGGACGCCGTGATCATGATCGGCGAGATCGGCGGCACCGACGAGGAAGCCGCGGCGCACTGGATCAAGGCGAACATGAAGAAACCCGTCGTGGGCTTCATCGCCGGCGTGACGGCACCTCCCGGCAAGCGCATGGGCCATGCGGGCGCGATCATCTCGGGCGGCAAGGGCACGGCGCAGGAAAAGCTCGCCGTGATGGAAGCGTGCGGCATGAAGGTCACGCGCAACCCCGCGGAGATGGGCAAGCTGCTCAAGTCGGTGCTGTAG
- the sucC gene encoding ADP-forming succinate--CoA ligase subunit beta codes for MNIHEYQGKEIFRKFGIVTPRGFPAFTVDEAVEAAKKLGGPVWVVKAQIHAGGRGKGGGVKLARSLEEVRTLAGQILGMTLVTHQTGPAGRLVRRLLIEEGADIKKELYIGMVVDRATQRVTLMASSEGGMDIEHVAEHTPEKIHKVSIDPGKGLEDSDADDVARKIGVPAALVPQARDFLQKLYKVFDETDCSLAEINPLIITGDGKVIALDSKLNFDSNALYRHPDIVAMRDLDEEDPAEVEASKFDLSYISLDGNIGCLVNGAGLAMATMDTIKLYGGSPANFLDVGGGATAEKVTEAFKIMLKNPGLKAILVNIFGGIMKCDTIATGVVTAARQVSLNVPLVVRLEGTNVDLGKKILADSGLPIISASNMGDAAEKVVAAAKGQK; via the coding sequence GTGAACATCCACGAATACCAGGGCAAGGAAATCTTCCGGAAGTTCGGAATCGTCACGCCGCGCGGCTTTCCGGCATTCACGGTCGACGAGGCCGTGGAAGCGGCGAAGAAACTCGGCGGCCCCGTCTGGGTCGTGAAGGCACAGATCCACGCGGGCGGCCGCGGCAAGGGCGGCGGCGTGAAGCTCGCGCGCTCGCTCGAGGAGGTGAGGACGCTCGCCGGGCAGATCCTCGGCATGACGCTCGTCACCCACCAGACCGGCCCCGCGGGCCGTCTCGTGCGGCGCCTCCTCATCGAAGAGGGCGCGGACATCAAGAAGGAGCTCTACATCGGCATGGTGGTCGATCGCGCCACGCAGCGCGTGACCCTCATGGCGAGCTCCGAGGGCGGCATGGACATCGAGCACGTCGCCGAGCACACGCCCGAGAAGATCCACAAGGTGTCGATCGATCCGGGCAAGGGCCTCGAAGACTCGGATGCCGACGACGTCGCGCGCAAGATCGGCGTTCCCGCGGCACTCGTGCCGCAGGCGCGCGACTTCCTGCAGAAGCTCTACAAGGTCTTCGACGAAACCGACTGCTCGCTCGCCGAGATCAATCCCCTGATCATCACGGGCGACGGCAAGGTGATCGCGCTCGATTCGAAGCTCAACTTCGATTCCAACGCGCTCTATCGCCATCCGGACATCGTCGCGATGCGCGACCTCGATGAAGAGGACCCGGCCGAAGTCGAAGCCTCGAAGTTCGACCTCTCGTACATCTCGCTCGACGGCAACATCGGCTGCCTGGTCAACGGCGCGGGCCTCGCGATGGCGACGATGGACACGATCAAGCTCTACGGCGGCAGCCCGGCGAACTTCCTCGACGTGGGCGGTGGCGCCACGGCCGAGAAGGTCACCGAGGCCTTCAAGATCATGCTGAAGAACCCGGGGCTGAAGGCGATCCTCGTGAACATCTTCGGCGGCATCATGAAGTGCGACACGATCGCGACCGGTGTCGTCACCGCCGCGCGCCAGGTCTCGCTCAACGTGCCCCTCGTCGTCCGCCTCGAAGGGACGAACGTGGACCTCGGCAAGAAGATCCTCGCCGACTCGGGCCTGCCGATCATTTCCGCCTCGAACATGGGCGATGCGGCCGAGAAGGTGGTGGCTGCAGCGAAGGGACAAAAATAA
- a CDS encoding DUF2889 domain-containing protein, with amino-acid sequence MPLPEPTTPRTPLHRRSIEIRGWKRDDGLFDIEGHLTDTKDADFKLTSGLRPAGEPIHSMWLRLTVDHTLTIVDAAASTDAMPWINVCDGITPEYRRLIGLAIRPGYHQRLKELLGGVRGCTHLTELAGTLATAAFQTMAGQLKRDPAQKPYPIDRCHALDATKPLVAQYYPEWYRGTDQSPPAPDNRQAQKGNES; translated from the coding sequence ATGCCGCTTCCGGAGCCGACGACCCCCCGGACCCCGCTTCACCGTCGCTCGATCGAGATCCGCGGCTGGAAGCGGGACGATGGCCTGTTCGACATCGAAGGCCACCTCACCGACACCAAGGACGCGGACTTCAAGCTGACCTCGGGCCTGCGCCCGGCCGGCGAGCCCATCCACTCGATGTGGCTGCGGCTGACCGTCGACCACACGCTGACCATCGTTGACGCGGCGGCGTCCACCGACGCCATGCCCTGGATCAATGTATGCGACGGGATCACGCCGGAATATCGCCGCCTGATAGGACTGGCGATCCGCCCCGGCTATCACCAGAGGCTCAAGGAATTGCTGGGCGGCGTGCGCGGCTGCACGCATCTCACGGAGCTTGCCGGGACGCTCGCGACCGCGGCCTTCCAGACGATGGCGGGCCAGTTGAAGCGCGATCCGGCGCAGAAGCCCTATCCGATCGATCGCTGCCACGCGCTCGATGCAACCAAGCCGCTCGTGGCGCAGTACTACCCGGAGTGGTATCGGGGAACGGATCAATCCCCGCCCGCACCGGACAACCGACAGGCACAGAAGGGAAACGAGTCGTGA